A single genomic interval of Celeribacter indicus harbors:
- a CDS encoding transglutaminase-like domain-containing protein — protein MRMHIGCRLRYRLTQPTPLIAMLNVYYSRFGDLERADYLVTSPSVPLESYRDGFGNWCTRMVAPAGEFTLSSDGIFRDSGLPDPVAPHAAQHPVQNLPLETLVYLLGSRYCDTDLLSSEAWHLFEHTPPGWARVQAICDFVHSAVSFDYMQASATRTASETLAGRHGVCRDFAHLAIAFCRCMNIPARYCTGYLSDIGEPEPHPPGDFAAWMEVFLDGRWWVFDPRNNTRRKGRILIARGRDAADVPLTQTFGPNTLTQFEVWTWDARNDPGKAPLGARN, from the coding sequence ATACGGATGCACATTGGGTGCCGCCTGCGCTATCGGCTGACGCAGCCGACGCCCCTTATTGCGATGCTGAACGTGTACTACTCGCGCTTCGGTGATCTCGAGCGCGCCGACTATCTGGTGACCTCGCCAAGCGTGCCGCTCGAAAGCTATCGGGACGGGTTCGGAAACTGGTGCACGCGGATGGTGGCTCCGGCCGGAGAGTTCACGTTATCCTCTGACGGGATTTTCCGGGATTCCGGCTTGCCCGATCCGGTCGCGCCCCATGCGGCGCAGCATCCGGTTCAGAACCTGCCCCTGGAAACCCTGGTTTACCTCTTGGGCAGCCGCTATTGCGACACGGACCTTCTGTCGAGCGAGGCTTGGCATCTGTTCGAGCATACGCCGCCGGGCTGGGCGCGTGTCCAGGCGATATGCGACTTCGTGCATTCTGCGGTCTCGTTCGACTACATGCAGGCGAGTGCGACGCGCACCGCGTCGGAAACGCTGGCCGGGCGGCACGGCGTCTGCCGCGATTTCGCCCATCTCGCCATCGCCTTCTGCCGTTGCATGAATATTCCGGCGCGCTACTGCACCGGCTATTTGAGCGATATCGGCGAACCCGAGCCTCATCCGCCCGGTGATTTCGCGGCCTGGATGGAGGTCTTTCTCGACGGTCGCTGGTGGGTCTTCGATCCGCGAAACAACACCCGGCGCAAGGGGAGAATCCTGATCGCCCGCGGTCGGGATGCAGCGGACGTGCCGCTGACGCAAACTTTCGGGCCAAACACATTGACCCAATTCGAAGTCTGGACCTGGGATGCGCGCAACGACCCGGGGAAGGCGCCGCTTGGTGCTCGGAATTGA
- a CDS encoding DEAD/DEAH box helicase, which produces MRLSAQCGAGVFAWAHPGRTSARALVGDTGPRVRTRIDMTFNELGLNARMVSRLASLGLNTPTPIQQKAIPHALQGRDVLGIAQTGTGKTAAFGIPLVVALSKSPERPAPRSVRGLVLAPTRELAGQIVQSLGGLTSDLRITLVVGGKSINAQAARLSRGTDILVATPGRLIDLLDRRAVDLGQTRFLVLDEADQMLDIGFIHALRRIAPMLGKERQTMMFSATMPKTMADLSREYLSEPVRVEASPPGKVADKVTHSVHFVTKEGKQDLLIGLLHGHREDRALVFSRTKHGAERLMKQLDRAGFATASIHGNKSQGQRDRALGAFRDGSVHVLVATDVAARGIDIPGVGHVYNFDLPNVPENYVHRIGRTARAGRDGRAIAFCAADEVTELKAIEKVLGMRVAVAGGRPWEATDETPKPQKRRRSRRRAGGRPERMVA; this is translated from the coding sequence GTGCGGCTCTCGGCGCAATGCGGTGCCGGAGTGTTCGCTTGGGCGCATCCCGGCCGAACGAGCGCGAGGGCGCTTGTCGGCGATACCGGACCCAGGGTCCGGACAAGGATTGACATGACTTTCAATGAACTCGGGCTGAATGCCCGCATGGTCTCACGGCTGGCCAGCCTGGGGCTGAATACACCGACACCGATCCAGCAAAAGGCGATCCCGCATGCATTGCAGGGGCGCGACGTGCTGGGCATCGCCCAGACCGGGACCGGCAAGACCGCCGCTTTCGGCATCCCCCTGGTGGTTGCGCTGTCCAAGAGCCCGGAGCGGCCAGCGCCGCGATCGGTCCGCGGGCTGGTTCTGGCCCCGACGCGCGAACTCGCGGGTCAGATCGTCCAGAGCCTTGGCGGCCTGACCTCGGATCTCCGCATAACGCTCGTCGTTGGTGGCAAGTCGATCAACGCGCAGGCCGCGAGGCTTTCGCGCGGGACCGACATCCTCGTGGCCACCCCGGGCCGCTTGATCGACCTTCTGGACCGCCGCGCGGTGGACCTGGGCCAGACACGGTTTCTCGTGTTGGACGAGGCCGACCAGATGCTCGATATCGGTTTCATTCATGCCCTGCGCCGTATCGCGCCGATGCTCGGCAAGGAGCGCCAGACCATGATGTTTTCGGCCACCATGCCGAAAACGATGGCCGATCTGTCCCGCGAATACCTGAGCGAGCCCGTGCGCGTCGAGGCCTCGCCGCCGGGCAAGGTCGCCGACAAGGTGACCCATTCGGTGCATTTCGTCACCAAGGAAGGAAAGCAGGACCTGCTGATCGGTCTTCTGCATGGGCATCGGGAGGACCGCGCACTGGTCTTTTCGCGCACCAAGCATGGCGCGGAACGGTTGATGAAGCAGCTCGATCGTGCCGGTTTCGCGACCGCCTCGATCCACGGCAACAAAAGCCAGGGCCAACGCGACAGGGCGCTCGGTGCGTTTCGGGACGGATCGGTGCATGTGCTGGTGGCGACGGATGTCGCGGCCCGCGGGATCGACATTCCGGGCGTGGGACATGTCTACAATTTCGACCTTCCGAACGTGCCCGAGAACTACGTGCACCGGATTGGCCGGACGGCCCGTGCCGGTCGTGACGGTCGCGCGATTGCGTTCTGTGCCGCCGATGAGGTGACGGAGCTCAAGGCCATCGAAAAGGTGCTTGGCATGCGCGTCGCGGTTGCTGGCGGCCGCCCCTGGGAGGCCACGGACGAGACGCCGAAGCCGCAGAAGAGGCGGCGGTCGCGCCGGCGCGCTGGCGGGCGTCCGGAGCGGATGGTTGCATGA
- a CDS encoding cold-shock protein encodes MANGTVKFFNPSKGFGFIETETGGKDVFVHISAVERAGLTGLADAQKVSFDVETGRDGRESATNLALV; translated from the coding sequence ATGGCCAATGGCACCGTGAAATTTTTTAATCCTTCCAAAGGCTTCGGCTTCATCGAAACCGAAACGGGCGGCAAGGACGTCTTTGTCCACATCTCTGCCGTCGAACGCGCGGGCCTCACCGGCCTCGCGGACGCCCAGAAGGTGAGCTTCGACGTCGAAACCGGCCGTGACGGCCGCGAAAGCGCGACCAATCTCGCGCTCGTCTGA